In Bacteroidota bacterium, one genomic interval encodes:
- the dinB gene encoding DNA polymerase IV encodes MAVIFHLDLDTFFVSVERILDPSLVGKPVIVGGQPGGRGVVAACSYETRKFGVRSGMPAGKAYKLCPQAIFVRGSHGEYSRYSNMVKDILVKYPPVLQQASVDEFYMDFTGCEKIYGNFMLLAERILDEIYEKIGLPGSIGIGSNKTIAKICSDFNKPRGITCVPNGTEKEFLAPLPAEVMPGVGKVFIRELHSRGIYTLGDIARMPAEYFASVFGKGGLDIWEKANGKGTEFLAESWERKSISSEQTFRSDISSPAEIEAIMFRLVAKICQQIRDEESMATNIHIKLRYADFSTITRAKQVLPTMDDKFVYETAADLFRKAYTRRVGVRLIGVGMSGFVEYHQQQSLFETTEEKREKMMYAINKIRSKFGFESIEMGKN; translated from the coding sequence ATGGCAGTAATATTTCATCTTGATCTTGATACTTTTTTTGTTTCGGTAGAGCGGATACTCGATCCCTCCCTGGTGGGGAAACCTGTGATAGTTGGCGGACAACCGGGTGGAAGGGGAGTTGTTGCCGCCTGCTCATATGAGACCAGGAAATTTGGGGTGAGATCGGGAATGCCTGCAGGAAAGGCGTATAAACTTTGTCCACAGGCCATATTTGTCAGAGGGAGTCATGGTGAGTACAGCAGATATTCCAATATGGTGAAGGATATTCTTGTGAAGTATCCCCCTGTTTTACAGCAGGCTTCCGTGGATGAGTTTTATATGGATTTCACAGGTTGTGAGAAAATATACGGTAATTTCATGCTGCTCGCTGAGAGGATACTGGATGAGATTTATGAGAAAATCGGACTTCCCGGTTCAATAGGAATAGGAAGCAACAAGACCATCGCAAAAATATGTTCAGATTTCAACAAACCACGGGGAATCACTTGTGTACCGAATGGTACGGAAAAAGAGTTTTTGGCACCACTTCCCGCTGAGGTGATGCCGGGAGTGGGGAAGGTTTTTATTCGTGAACTCCATTCCCGGGGTATTTACACTTTGGGTGACATTGCCCGAATGCCCGCCGAGTATTTTGCATCGGTTTTTGGGAAAGGAGGATTGGATATTTGGGAAAAAGCGAACGGAAAGGGGACGGAATTTCTTGCGGAATCCTGGGAAAGGAAAAGCATTTCGAGTGAACAGACATTTCGCTCCGACATTTCCTCACCCGCAGAAATTGAAGCCATTATGTTCAGACTTGTAGCCAAAATTTGTCAGCAGATCAGGGATGAAGAAAGTATGGCTACAAATATTCACATCAAACTGAGATATGCCGATTTCTCCACAATCACGCGGGCAAAACAGGTGTTGCCAACAATGGATGACAAATTCGTCTATGAAACCGCAGCGGATCTTTTCAGAAAAGCATATACCCGCCGGGTCGGTGTGCGGCTTATCGGTGTCGGAATGAGCGGTTTCGTCGAGTATCATCAACAACAGTCATTGTTCGAAACAACAGAGGAAAAACGGGAGAAAATGATGTATGCCATCAATAAAATCAGGTCAAAGTTCGGATTTGAGTCGATCGAGATGGGGAAGAATTAA
- a CDS encoding DUF72 domain-containing protein, with protein MIKFNIGTAGWSYKDWAPVFYPQKQGSDFNKLTFYSRYFNCAEINSTYYQYAHPGMALEWLKKVERKDDFLFTVKLHQDFTHKREYVKQNIDAVRSVLNVLVRGERFGGLLIQFPYSFPFNEVTANYLINLNDEFCGYQKFLEVRHKSWDSDDAAKFCREWGLITASIDQPQIGESLPFRFNIVNRRAYIRLHGRNEEGWLKSISNFGKLQSYEAQNERYRYLYSSGEIAELAQIIKRSLHELREVYVIFNNHPAGNAPANALELIHYIEEKVKVEMPAQMSNYFPALRVISKDLEPELWE; from the coding sequence ATGATAAAGTTTAATATCGGAACTGCCGGGTGGTCATACAAAGACTGGGCACCCGTGTTTTATCCGCAAAAGCAGGGTTCTGATTTCAACAAGCTCACTTTTTACTCCCGTTATTTTAATTGTGCAGAAATCAACTCCACATACTATCAGTATGCTCATCCCGGTATGGCTCTCGAATGGTTAAAAAAAGTTGAAAGGAAGGATGATTTCCTGTTTACGGTAAAACTTCATCAGGATTTTACCCACAAACGGGAATATGTGAAGCAAAATATTGATGCGGTACGGAGCGTCCTGAATGTTCTCGTCAGGGGAGAGCGGTTCGGAGGTCTATTGATTCAATTCCCGTATTCTTTTCCTTTCAATGAAGTGACGGCGAACTATCTGATCAATCTGAACGATGAGTTTTGTGGATATCAAAAATTTCTGGAAGTGCGGCACAAATCGTGGGACAGTGATGATGCTGCTAAATTTTGCCGGGAGTGGGGACTTATTACTGCAAGCATCGACCAGCCACAAATCGGAGAATCTTTGCCATTTCGTTTCAATATAGTGAACAGAAGGGCTTATATCCGTCTCCACGGGAGAAACGAGGAGGGATGGCTAAAGTCGATCTCAAATTTTGGAAAACTGCAAAGTTATGAAGCTCAAAATGAAAGATACCGCTACCTCTACTCATCGGGTGAAATTGCAGAACTCGCTCAGATCATTAAGCGGTCACTTCATGAGTTGAGAGAAGTGTATGTCATCTTTAACAACCATCCTGCCGGGAATGCACCTGCGAATGCACTCGAGCTTATCCACTACATCGAAGAAAAGGTAAAAGTGGAAATGCCCGCTCAAATGAGCAACTATTTCCCCGCATTGAGGGTAATCAGCAAAGACCTTGAGCCGGAGTTGTGGGAATGA
- the lexA gene encoding transcriptional repressor LexA encodes MTRNLTETQQKILQFIIDFRDEKGWPPSLSEIAEKFGYKNRSTVREHLQALEKKGLIQRDEKTARGIELKLDENMFVTRPIIGEAAAGSPVTIYPGAIDTVDLPNMIKIPRESFLLKVKGQSLKDAYIFNGDVIIVNPNVEPVNGQIVAAVLDDGAVVKRYFKKGKTIELVSENPEFLPITVDESYRHFHIVGVVVGIYRSMEAKPNRYS; translated from the coding sequence ATGACAAGAAATTTAACGGAAACGCAACAGAAGATACTCCAGTTCATCATAGATTTTCGTGATGAAAAAGGGTGGCCCCCCTCTTTATCCGAGATAGCGGAAAAATTCGGCTATAAAAACCGGTCAACTGTGCGGGAGCACCTTCAGGCACTGGAGAAAAAGGGACTCATCCAAAGGGATGAAAAAACAGCAAGGGGAATCGAACTGAAACTCGATGAAAACATGTTCGTAACCCGGCCGATAATCGGTGAGGCTGCTGCGGGAAGTCCCGTTACAATCTATCCCGGAGCAATAGATACGGTTGATCTGCCGAATATGATAAAAATACCAAGGGAGTCGTTCCTTCTGAAGGTGAAGGGACAGAGTCTTAAGGATGCCTATATCTTCAACGGTGATGTGATTATTGTGAATCCGAATGTGGAACCCGTAAATGGTCAGATTGTTGCGGCTGTGCTCGATGACGGTGCGGTTGTGAAGCGATACTTCAAAAAAGGGAAAACCATTGAACTGGTATCCGAGAATCCGGAGTTTCTCCCGATCACGGTGGATGAGTCGTATCGCCACTTCCACATTGTTGGAGTGGTGGTGGGGATATACCGGAGTATGGAAGCCAAACCAAACCGTTATTCTTAA
- a CDS encoding succinylglutamate desuccinylase/aspartoacylase family protein, whose product MNRLFFCFLLLTALLLPQKITTPLEESNFKKLTSHAQVLDFIGKLPKTKAPFVTETIAVSAKGREIPVLKFSLKEFGTDPAKLKVLLFAQQHGDEPSGKEGALMLIRDLVSGDLSPLLEKLDIAIVPMMNPDGNEGNRRRNGNGADLNRDHLLLLQPENQGLHNFYNRYNFDVSMDVHEYSPYSESWMETGYIKNSDVTAGRLTNINTPEALRNFSENEYLPFLAKYVRSAGFSYAEYTPGGPPEKEYIRHSTYDINDGRQGFGSLGTLSFIQEGKNGVDSVENIKTRSNSQKTGMTAYLKFMFDNAGKIKEMVQVEKKKIVEGSPEKVAIQMIHTGNGKKLEMHLLTMATGKDTVVFVNDYRPVVKSVFDVVKPAGYLIPADDKELVNWANRHKFIMTKYSPDKSDRIEEYMITKIDSMDFEGDIVINPGYSTATLTSKELKGDYYLITTRQSGGNVVVQALEPKSIIGLATYKYFDYLIKAGTKYPVLRLVK is encoded by the coding sequence TTGAACCGTTTATTCTTCTGTTTTCTGCTTCTCACGGCTCTTTTACTGCCCCAGAAAATTACAACCCCTTTGGAAGAATCAAATTTTAAAAAGCTGACATCACATGCCCAGGTTCTTGATTTTATTGGCAAACTTCCAAAAACAAAAGCTCCTTTTGTAACAGAAACGATAGCAGTCTCTGCAAAAGGAAGGGAAATTCCCGTTCTGAAATTTTCTCTAAAAGAATTTGGTACCGACCCTGCCAAGCTCAAAGTTTTACTGTTTGCCCAACAGCATGGTGATGAACCCTCCGGTAAGGAAGGGGCTCTTATGCTGATCCGCGACCTGGTTTCGGGAGACCTCTCCCCGCTCCTTGAAAAACTTGATATAGCCATTGTACCCATGATGAACCCCGACGGGAATGAGGGCAACAGAAGAAGAAACGGAAATGGTGCCGACCTGAACCGTGATCACCTGCTCTTATTACAGCCTGAAAATCAGGGATTGCACAACTTCTACAATCGTTACAATTTTGATGTCTCGATGGATGTGCATGAGTATTCCCCCTATTCTGAAAGCTGGATGGAAACAGGTTACATAAAAAATTCCGATGTCACCGCCGGAAGATTGACCAACATAAACACACCCGAAGCACTTCGAAATTTCTCTGAAAATGAGTATCTCCCCTTCCTGGCAAAATATGTAAGAAGTGCCGGTTTTTCGTACGCTGAATATACTCCCGGCGGTCCCCCGGAAAAGGAATATATCAGACACAGCACCTACGACATAAATGACGGCAGACAGGGTTTTGGATCGCTGGGTACGCTGTCCTTTATCCAGGAAGGGAAAAACGGCGTTGATTCGGTTGAGAACATCAAAACAAGGTCAAACTCGCAAAAAACCGGTATGACTGCATATCTGAAATTTATGTTCGATAATGCAGGAAAAATCAAGGAAATGGTGCAGGTCGAGAAAAAGAAAATCGTGGAGGGATCACCTGAAAAAGTTGCAATTCAAATGATACACACCGGAAACGGTAAAAAACTTGAGATGCACCTTCTCACCATGGCAACCGGAAAAGACACTGTTGTTTTTGTGAACGACTATCGTCCCGTTGTCAAATCGGTTTTTGATGTGGTGAAACCGGCAGGCTACCTTATTCCCGCTGACGACAAAGAGCTTGTAAACTGGGCTAACCGGCATAAATTTATTATGACAAAATATTCACCCGATAAATCCGATCGTATCGAGGAGTATATGATTACAAAGATTGATTCGATGGATTTTGAAGGAGATATAGTAATTAATCCCGGTTATTCAACTGCCACACTCACTTCAAAGGAACTGAAAGGCGATTATTACCTCATCACAACCCGGCAGTCGGGTGGAAATGTAGTTGTACAGGCTCTTGAACCAAAAAGTATCATCGGGCTTGCCACTTACAAATACTTTGATTATCTCATAAAAGCAGGAACAAAATATCCTGTACTCAGGCTTGTGAAATAA
- a CDS encoding T9SS type A sorting domain-containing protein → MKKAALLIILLSGMFLGQNRPRPGIDYMMHTGFFDFVVNALHHPRGGNSDSLITNYQAKGWYFDKLRELGLTNLVTEGLYNLSITDSNNTFLLNDMGFAWKHDPSLPVPRYFKPAEFMRALGHIHSKYPLEFGGTTAPTIAPGENFGFTVAGSNATCYWGMRDEYKPAYLETTGQNINENTASGDHQSRRCQYGTHDEGVMLWGMIPWMQVADPRLKYKMRIYLRIADNDTTKERDGIGVYTGPLSTSLQNQPQIERRRDFFTEPEVIPLESVGLSQSFKNNQLPESSDYYWIETNSFSVSQDLNLAFHIYWSGNLTVYIDKITFVSEEFGRLYVNTTGPVLMDSILTELETIYPANVTDAARFQSFYFDEPFQLSAEYRKDLQAEVFSKATSNNNLEINGATGAVPGYFHHFDIKWAAPSENRLKNYLLYNLYPIGSGTTYSQDDVQAMLNTLVNYRNFNDGGTGPYQFSGLRSAQLGAQRYNTDETDDIPLVMTLGVHSEQYVVGDDNSAYTVPGLHSRRAPTYDEIFAQGNLSLAYGAKGFMYYMVPTRAASTLDTANPSWNTFGLFDDSAAVYDSSNSGTGLVQNPANNQIPNHRFYAVRDFIASTALIDSVLLKLRWIDAKGWNRTETSTIDWINSVSTALDSNFTQADATPMVETGYFEEYHSTGYNPNAKYLYVVNKRCNNINEESSRYVAMEVNYGIFQGRSNLKFTDLKTGRIYYTKAEAEVVVFLRPGDGTLFKIEPTIVAGGELVGDETVASNTIIKGNVVINSPYILTIDSGADVTIENSSKINVNNTYLYVIGSATNPCVLNFGTASWYGENGIIASNAQIMIDKALIKNAKYGLKSYNAQNFVVENTQFETCYYGILLENQSARFARLDNISLSQCYRRGLSANDSWITMSNFNITGCETGLWFDYCFVNEKYDAPGANLFLQNNFIGLYTTYSDLYLGQDGNDPIGAYNTFLSIDQNIEAENEAYVRVQDNYWANTSSKMINAWGGASVLDEPSFTYVPDNPLSGDGKNEELAAIKGMSNGEGTTVREKLETARNHIRSNRLNQARKLCIDILEQNGDDPLSPMALLVLRQTFTPEEISSYKEYILNGNKATKGSIAKGMLAISAFDLMNGDVAIYDSICSEYAGKLPESYALYKKSLYQFGNLGDVKGAKITRNRLESKYPESVYLKDLNSRLADSVAFHPINSVSLGLPKGITNSVTEMVHEYQLFNNYPNPFNPETVIKFSLKEKSSVTLTVYNIAGQKVEELISGEMEKGLYEKRFNGTKLSSGVYIFRLTAQSLESKTTYSKTMKALLLK, encoded by the coding sequence ATGAAAAAAGCTGCATTATTAATAATTCTCTTATCAGGGATGTTCTTAGGACAGAACAGACCTCGCCCCGGCATCGATTACATGATGCATACAGGCTTTTTCGACTTTGTCGTTAACGCCTTGCACCACCCAAGAGGAGGAAACTCCGATAGTTTGATAACCAATTATCAGGCGAAAGGGTGGTATTTTGATAAACTCAGAGAACTCGGACTAACAAACCTTGTTACGGAGGGTTTGTACAATCTGAGTATCACTGATTCAAATAATACCTTTCTATTAAATGATATGGGTTTTGCCTGGAAACATGACCCATCATTACCTGTACCAAGGTATTTCAAACCCGCCGAATTTATGAGAGCTCTCGGGCATATTCACTCAAAATATCCTCTTGAATTTGGAGGGACAACTGCCCCAACGATTGCCCCGGGTGAAAACTTTGGGTTTACGGTTGCCGGTTCCAATGCAACTTGTTACTGGGGTATGCGAGATGAATACAAGCCCGCATATTTGGAGACAACCGGGCAAAATATAAATGAAAATACTGCATCAGGAGACCATCAATCACGCAGATGTCAGTACGGCACACATGATGAGGGGGTAATGTTGTGGGGTATGATCCCATGGATGCAGGTGGCTGATCCCCGTCTGAAATACAAGATGAGGATTTACCTGCGAATAGCTGATAATGATACAACCAAAGAAAGGGACGGTATTGGCGTTTATACAGGTCCTTTGAGTACAAGCTTACAAAATCAACCGCAGATAGAACGAAGAAGGGATTTTTTTACTGAACCCGAAGTGATACCACTAGAGTCTGTGGGATTATCTCAAAGCTTCAAAAATAATCAGTTACCCGAGAGTAGTGACTATTATTGGATTGAAACAAATTCTTTTAGTGTTTCACAAGACTTGAATCTTGCGTTTCATATTTATTGGAGTGGCAATCTCACAGTCTATATTGACAAAATTACTTTTGTCAGCGAGGAATTTGGGAGATTGTATGTTAACACCACGGGCCCGGTACTTATGGATTCAATTTTAACCGAACTCGAAACTATATATCCTGCAAATGTAACTGACGCTGCCAGGTTCCAAAGTTTTTACTTTGATGAACCCTTCCAACTTTCTGCAGAATACAGAAAAGATCTGCAAGCGGAAGTGTTTTCAAAGGCTACATCGAATAACAACCTTGAAATAAATGGTGCGACAGGAGCAGTTCCGGGTTATTTCCATCATTTTGACATTAAGTGGGCAGCTCCTTCAGAAAACAGATTAAAGAATTATCTTCTTTATAATCTGTATCCGATAGGGTCCGGGACAACTTATTCGCAAGACGATGTACAAGCAATGTTAAACACCTTAGTTAATTATCGCAATTTCAATGATGGTGGCACAGGTCCATATCAGTTCTCAGGGCTAAGATCAGCACAATTGGGTGCACAAAGATATAACACTGATGAAACAGACGATATACCTTTAGTTATGACTTTGGGAGTCCATTCGGAGCAATATGTTGTAGGAGATGATAATTCTGCATACACTGTTCCCGGACTTCATTCGAGACGAGCTCCAACTTATGATGAAATATTTGCTCAGGGTAATCTCTCTCTTGCTTATGGTGCCAAAGGGTTCATGTATTACATGGTACCGACAAGAGCTGCTTCTACTCTTGATACAGCTAATCCCTCCTGGAATACATTCGGATTGTTTGATGATTCAGCAGCGGTTTATGATTCAAGTAATTCGGGCACCGGACTGGTCCAAAACCCTGCTAACAACCAAATCCCCAATCACAGGTTTTATGCAGTCAGGGATTTTATCGCATCGACAGCACTTATTGATTCTGTTCTTCTAAAATTAAGATGGATTGATGCAAAAGGTTGGAACAGAACAGAGACAAGTACGATTGACTGGATTAATTCTGTTTCTACAGCTTTGGATTCCAATTTCACTCAAGCGGACGCAACACCGATGGTTGAAACAGGATATTTTGAAGAATATCATTCAACAGGTTACAATCCAAATGCGAAATATTTATATGTTGTAAACAAAAGATGCAACAATATCAATGAAGAATCCAGCCGTTATGTTGCTATGGAAGTGAATTACGGGATATTTCAGGGAAGAAGTAATCTCAAATTTACTGACTTAAAAACCGGTCGTATCTACTACACAAAAGCGGAGGCTGAAGTTGTTGTATTCTTAAGACCTGGTGATGGCACACTTTTCAAAATAGAACCGACTATCGTAGCCGGAGGAGAATTGGTTGGAGATGAAACAGTTGCGAGTAATACAATAATAAAAGGTAATGTTGTGATAAATTCTCCATATATCCTTACAATAGACTCTGGTGCGGATGTGACGATCGAAAACAGTTCAAAGATAAATGTAAACAATACATACCTTTATGTAATCGGTTCAGCGACTAATCCCTGTGTTTTGAATTTTGGTACCGCGAGCTGGTATGGTGAGAATGGGATAATTGCTTCCAATGCACAAATAATGATTGACAAGGCTTTAATCAAAAATGCAAAATATGGTCTCAAATCATATAATGCACAAAACTTTGTTGTTGAAAACACACAGTTTGAGACATGTTATTATGGCATACTCTTGGAAAACCAATCAGCCCGATTTGCCCGTCTCGACAATATATCTTTAAGTCAGTGTTACAGGCGTGGACTAAGTGCCAACGATTCATGGATCACCATGAGTAATTTTAATATTACAGGGTGTGAAACGGGTTTATGGTTTGATTATTGTTTTGTCAATGAGAAATATGATGCACCCGGTGCTAATCTCTTCCTTCAGAACAATTTCATCGGATTATACACAACATACTCCGATCTTTATCTTGGTCAGGATGGAAACGATCCGATAGGTGCATATAATACTTTCCTCAGCATTGATCAGAACATTGAAGCGGAAAATGAGGCTTATGTCAGAGTTCAAGACAACTATTGGGCAAACACATCCTCAAAAATGATAAATGCATGGGGTGGTGCATCAGTCCTTGATGAACCATCATTTACTTATGTTCCGGATAATCCTTTGTCAGGTGATGGCAAAAACGAAGAACTTGCAGCGATAAAAGGGATGTCAAATGGAGAAGGAACCACTGTTCGTGAAAAGCTGGAAACTGCAAGAAATCACATTCGTTCGAACAGATTAAACCAAGCAAGGAAGTTATGTATTGACATTCTTGAGCAGAACGGTGATGATCCTCTTTCTCCAATGGCTCTTCTGGTTTTAAGGCAGACCTTTACTCCTGAAGAGATTTCAAGTTACAAAGAATATATATTGAATGGAAACAAAGCGACTAAAGGCTCGATAGCAAAAGGAATGCTTGCCATTTCAGCTTTTGATCTAATGAATGGCGATGTAGCCATTTATGACAGTATCTGTTCCGAGTATGCAGGGAAACTTCCTGAATCATACGCTCTTTACAAAAAATCACTGTACCAGTTTGGAAATCTTGGTGATGTAAAGGGAGCTAAAATAACAAGAAACAGACTTGAGAGTAAATATCCCGAATCTGTCTATCTGAAAGACTTGAATTCCCGTCTTGCAGACTCGGTCGCATTTCATCCAATAAATTCAGTATCATTGGGTCTTCCTAAGGGGATAACTAATTCTGTCACTGAAATGGTGCATGAATATCAGCTTTTTAACAACTACCCCAATCCCTTCAACCCCGAAACAGTTATAAAATTCTCCCTCAAGGAGAAGAGCAGTGTAACGCTGACTGTTTACAACATTGCAGGACAAAAGGTTGAAGAACTCATAAGCGGTGAAATGGAAAAAGGCTTGTATGAGAAGAGATTCAACGGAACAAAACTCTCTTCAGGAGTTTACATTTTCCGTTTGACAGCGCAATCGCTTGAGAGTAAGACAACTTATTCCAAAACGATGAAAGCTTTGCTCTTGAAGTAG